The following DNA comes from Huiozyma naganishii CBS 8797 chromosome 8, complete genome.
GAATTCCCTGTGTAGGAAAATAACGCTGTAGCCATTCAGTAAGAACTGTTCTGCACTTGACGAACCCCTGGTGCCAGCCGAGAAGTTGTCAATGAACCTTACGGTGTTGTTCTCCAGGGGCACTGTTGTCCCACCTGAGGTCACTAGCACGATCTTATCTCTCCCGACTAAATGTTGGTAGTTGATAAAGGACTTCGCGTCGAGAATTAAATCATCCAGATACTCTGGTTTCGGGTTCGTCTGGAAATACTGGTCCTCTGCATCAGGATCCTTTGCTACCGGGAAAAAGGCGTCCGTTATGGAATGATTAATTGCATGTGTAATAACCGGGCGAGAAGTGTGTATATCACTTGCATGGTCCAGCAAAGTCATCCTAAACTGTACTCGCCTGCCCTCAATTTTGCAACCAACAGAGCAGTCCACTATTATTGGCTCACTGATGAAAGATTCCATATATTTTCAACAGCCTCATAATTGGCTTTTTTGTTAATTTTCAACGTCTCGAAGTGTGTAAAAACTGAGTCACCTTGTCACGTGCCGGCCTTCAAATTGCCATTAGCCGTGACTCCAGAGACGGTGGGACCGTTGGAAACGGTACCCTGGTGCATCGGGTTGGCCAGTGAGGGAGTAGTCGACCCTGTGACTGAATTGCCCGAAGATGGGGTCGCTGAGTTATTCCCCAGTTTCGGGGTAGCAGCTTGCGGCTGTAGATACAGCGTGTGGAGGAGAAACTTTATCCACGGTTCGTGGTACTTGTCCCAGTGATCATACAATGTGATCTGCTGCTGGATCGTGTCCATTAGTTCCTCCAGGTCAACTTGTGATTCTGCAATGAATCTGTTGAATGATTCTTGCGTTGGGGTCAGTTCTGCTGACGCATCCTGTTGCTTTAAACTGTCTACCGACTTGCCATTTTGGATGGACACTGTAATGAACATGCATGCCATTGCGATAATGTGCGGTGGGTATATCAGATGAACATCATTAATGTACGAGTCATTGATCAGCGACCAACAGTTCTGTATGtcctcgttgaagaaattgatgTTATAAGGCGgttccttcaaaactttggtGATTTGTAACATCGACTTGTAAGGATTGTGCACTATCAGATAGCTTTGTAGTTCCTCTATCAGATAGAACTCGAATTCTGTGACTTTAGTTGGATCTGGTGGTACGAATTCGGGCCACAGGGACCTTGCCTCGGTGACCAGATTTCTAATGTATTGCGGACATTCCTCCACTTTGCAAGCGAGGTAAACGCATGTGGTGACTAGCAAGTATAGGTTTACCTCCCTGACGGATGCCTTCAGCAGAAACCTCGACAGGTATATATGTGCTGTTGCTAAAGTTATCTGCCTGATATTTAGCCTTCTCCCAAGTTTCATAATCAGGAAGTAGCAATATATCCGCAGGTTGTAATCTTTGTCGTAGTGCAAATCTCTATGCATGATAGGGATATTTTTGGTGGTCGTCAGCACGGTTCCCTGGGCATCCTTACTTTTCGTAGTCATTACAATACTCAGCCCCTGTGGGAACAACTGGCTTTCCAAGATCCACAATTTCTGCCTCTCTCTAGCCAAACTGGCTTTACTATGCTGCCATTTCAAACGTTGGGTGGATGTCCAATAGCTTCCGGACATCACTGTGAtagatttttttttggggggTGACACTAATTTCAACCAAATACTTGAATTTTCTCCAATGCGAGAGTGTGAGATTACAAAACAACACCAGATCAAAATAATTACCCAAAATACTGTACcctcttttcctcttttcccttcctctctctctatctTTGCCATATTCAATTTCAGATCATGTCATTCGATATTGTCTGCCTCAATTTCCATTTCGGTCATGTGACGCAAAATACGACGTTCGGACGCCAGTAGCAGACGCAGTGGTTGTGCCGCATCCCTGGACCATCAGCAACTCGGGACCCCGCAAGTATCTAACACGTTAGACAGTAACCGTAGTCAATGCTAACCCGAACAGGAGGACCTCTGCACTGTGGACCCACAGACCCTCCGAGCCATAAAGCTAGAGAAACCCTAACTTCACTGCCTCGATCCCAGTCGTACGAAACGACCCATACATAACGCTGCGATTTTCACTGCAGTttttacatttttcaagtataaaaagaaactcTTTCGAGGAAGTGGTAGTAGTTTGGTGTTTTCCCGGGTACAATCGTTGGGTTTTGTTTCCTTTCTTAGTTCATCAATCCATAACCAAAGAATCGTCACCAATCGAAGCTTACAAAAAAGTTGTTTGTCAACTCATTTCATGCTTTGGGTCGAAAGTCTCCCACCACTACGTATGCGGAAAGCGCAATGAGatttaaaaattttaaaTTCTTTAAATCAACTCATTATATGATGTGGAGGTGATCGTTGCTCGTCTTCGGTTTCTCTCCGCATCATATCGTCGTCCTGGAGCAAGCTCTGTCTTTGCACCAGTGATTTCTTCGGTACTGAAATCTTTTCATTTAGATTTCAAACCATAGTTATGACGATTGTCCAAGTCCGTCTCTATCCTTTCTTTAGGGGATAGGGTTTGCTTGGGTAACCCAATGGAGCTTACTTTTCATGGTTCATGGATTCATTATTTCTcattttttcaacagtttgaaAGCTTCTTAGAGCTTTGTGTGTAGTCAAATATGCCAAACTGTCTaactaaaaaaataataagAGTAAGAATAAAACACACCACACCACAACCGTATTTCCAAACTATAGCAAACATtttgttatatatattacaaTGATGAAACATCAACGCAACATAGAGTCAAGCTCtgagtttttcaaaaaattgagaaCACGGGAAGAGACTTGCTATTCAATGACCTGAACTGTAATATTATAATCAAAATTAAACATCTTGTGAACCGCTTAAATGAACGTAGTACataaaaaataatactCTAGTATCTCGTaagttgaacaaaaagAGAGAGGAGGGAAAGCTGCGGATTTCGGGGACGTATCTTGTTAACGCATCTCTCTTTCAACTCATGAACTGATTAAGTGCCATTAGAATGCATGCTAGACTGACATATGGACTGGCTCTCTCGCCTAACCTCGccatcttccaaaatgCACCGAGCGCTTCGTGTTCCTTGTATCTATCTAATAGCGAGGGCCATTGCGTGTGCACATACGTGCATGAGCATATAAGAAGTAATATAACTTGTAGTAATGAgctgaaattgaacagtgcAGACATTAAGTTGCAATAGTGTAGTTAGTGTGGATCTTATTCTGCAAGTGTGGTCTTCAAAACGGTTGAAAACAGCCAACGGTGACTCTTGTTAACTGTTCATCCCAACGTAgatttcttctctctctctttttttttattttttcctcaaatttttttgttgttgctctTACAAGGCCAAGTAGCGGTGCTAGGGAGAAGCAACGGGTTCCATTGGCTTTGCGGGGAGAAGATCCTTCAATGATCTCTTCCTCTCACAGCATTGAACATGGCTTTAAAACCAAACAGATTTTATTTGTTGCAGTaaatttggagaaaaaACATGCCATCCGGTAATGAAATCTAACGAGAAGATCATATTCACTCAATAAGATTAGCTACGGTACGCGCCGAAACATCTTCCTGCAAAAAAGTGAGAAAACTTTATGAATAGTAACAAATTGTAGTGGTGAAGTGAtcttattttcttttgcttttGCTTTTTAGGAAAGAAGGGGGATAGGATGTATATATCTATTGACGTGCTTTCGACCATCGGTAGTTATATCATAAAATCGTAAAAAGAGTGTCTAATAAGAAGTTAAAAAGTTTTGGTCAGGTCAATTCCTAATTAACTCAAACAGGTGTGTCCTTTGTTTCAAGTATTGGTCGTACGTGCTAAAGTCAGTGATCTCACGTACCGTAAAATGCTTCCCGATCTTCCGGAAAAAACGTTTGTCAGCATTCCTTCGTTTCCTGTATGCCATCAGGATAACTGGAGGTTTACTACAGTTCGTCAAGTCCAACAAAGTTTTCTCCAATAAGGGGAATGCCTTCTCCAAATATACACAATCAGCGGCGAGTATCAAATCAACAGACGTCACTTTGGACAAACCTTCACTATGTGGAGCAAAGGCACCAGATAGCGGTTCTCCCCACCACAACTCTTCTGCGATCATTTCTGTGTTTACACAATTGAGctcaatatttttttgcatcAACGGTACCAATTGATCGATATCGGTGATTGTAACCTTAATACCCTTGtgaaaaaactgtttttCGAGCAGGGCCACGCAAAGACCGACCAACCCAGTCCCGCTTCCGAGTTCTATAATGTTTCTGAATTTTTGTACTTTTGAAGTATCCCAGTTTGCCAGTAAATCGTCCTCATCCGATTTTTCCACTATGTAATCGCATAGCAGCTCACCGGCAACCCATACTTTACCACCACATCCACTTTCACCACCATCTTCGTGGATCTGCAAAGCTGGGTTTAACCTACCGCCAAAACTCATGTCATGAGATCCACAATGTTCGATCGGCCTAGCAACCACCAAATCACCGAAACTGCCAAATATCTCATTCATTGCTGTCCTACTGTGTAGTCAATGATTTCTATTGAATCTTCTCAAGCTATTAccagttgcaattgactAGGATCGTAAATGCTATGGACCTCTTTTGCCTATATACGCGGGATATATAAAAAATCTTGGCTG
Coding sequences within:
- the EFM6 gene encoding putative protein-lysine N-methyltransferase (similar to Saccharomyces cerevisiae YNL024C; ancestral locus Anc_2.289), whose protein sequence is MNEIFGSFGDLVVARPIEHCGSHDMSFGGRLNPALQIHEDGGESGCGGKVWVAGELLCDYIVEKSDEDDLLANWDTSKVQKFRNIIELGSGTGLVGLCVALLEKQFFHKGIKVTITDIDQLVPLMQKNIELNCVNTEMIAEELWWGEPLSGAFAPHSEGLSKVTSVDLILAADCVYLEKAFPLLEKTLLDLTNCSKPPVILMAYRKRRNADKRFFRKIGKHFTVREITDFSTYDQYLKQRTHLFELIRN
- the SSN8 gene encoding cyclin-dependent protein serine/threonine kinase regulator SSN8 (similar to Saccharomyces cerevisiae SSN8 (YNL025C); ancestral locus Anc_2.294) encodes the protein MAKIEREEGKRGKEGTVFWVIILIWCCFVISHSRIGENSSIWLKLVSPPKKKSITVMSGSYWTSTQRLKWQHSKASLARERQKLWILESQLFPQGLSIVMTTKSKDAQGTVLTTTKNIPIMHRDLHYDKDYNLRIYCYFLIMKLGRRLNIRQITLATAHIYLSRFLLKASVREVNLYLLVTTCVYLACKVEECPQYIRNLVTEARSLWPEFVPPDPTKVTEFEFYLIEELQSYLIVHNPYKSMLQITKVLKEPPYNINFFNEDIQNCWSLINDSYINDVHLIYPPHIIAMACMFITVSIQNGKSVDSLKQQDASAELTPTQESFNRFIAESQVDLEELMDTIQQQITLYDHWDKYHEPWIKFLLHTLYLQPQAATPKLGNNSATPSSGNSVTGSTTPSLANPMHQGTVSNGPTVSGVTANGNLKAGT
- the KSH1 gene encoding Ksh1p (similar to Saccharomyces cerevisiae YNL024C-A; ancestral locus Anc_2.291), with translation MSALFNFSSLLQVILLLICSCTYVHTQWPSLLDRYKEHEALGAFWKMARLGERASPYVSLACILMALNQFMS